The Henckelia pumila isolate YLH828 chromosome 2, ASM3356847v2, whole genome shotgun sequence genome includes a window with the following:
- the LOC140883143 gene encoding cyclin-A1-4 translates to MASAAGGRRSVTSATTSSLAKRHASSSAGDNLGKVASGVAGKKRPALANITNQRHGSGSINPSRGCPPESSKIVPCTSKLVSIKKKGPLSSTNVNIAGAAPPPSSLLKQNDDALTKAISFPKSDVLLSKTNVVFVPQTMNICQDQSDGFSVSMDESMSTCDSLNSPDIEYMDSNEIAAIDSIERKASNMLCISEHIEIAGNACKRDILAAIESNDKIVDVDENLDDPQLCATIACDIYKHLRASEAKKRPATNFMERIQKDINSSMRAILVDWLVEVAEEYRLVPDTLYLTVNYIDRYLSGNVMDRQRLQLLGVACMMIASKYEEICAPQVEEFCYITDNTYFKEEVLQMESTVLNYLKFEMTAPTAKCFLRRFVRVAQGIDEAPLLQLECLANYIAELSLIEYNMLCFAPSLIAASSIFLAKFILVPSKKPWNPTLQHYTLYQVSELHDCVWALHGLCCNNQNSNLPAIREKYSQHKYKFVAKKYCPPSIPAEFFSDLSS, encoded by the exons ATGGCGAGTGCTGCCGGAGGAAGGAGGTCGGTGACGTCGGCAACGACGTCGTCTCTGGCCAAGCGTCACGCTTCATCGTCGGCGGGGGATAATCTTGGGAAGGTTGCGTCTGGGGTGGCGGGGAAGAAGCGCCCGGCGCTTGCTAATATCACTAACCAGAGGCATGGCTCCGGGTCCATCAACCCGAGTCGGGGTTGCCCACCAGAATCCTCCAAAATT GTACCATGTACTTCAAAACTAGTAAGCATCAAGAAAAAGGGCCCTTTGTCCTCGACAAACGTCAACATTGCGGGGGCTGCTCCACCTCCATCCTCCTTATTAAAACAGAATGACGATGCTTTGACAAAAGCGATTTCCTTTCCAAAGAGTGATGTGCTTCTCTCCAAAACGAATGTGGTGTTCGTTCCACAAACCATGAACATTTGCCAAGACCAATCTGATGGATTCTCTGTTTCCATGGATGAATCAATGTCAACTTGCGATTCTTTGAACAGTCCAGATATTGAATACATGGATAGTAACGAAATAGCAGCTATTGATTCGATCGAGCGGAAGGCCTCGAACATGCTTTGCATTTCAGAGCACATCGAAATAGCAG GGAATGCATGCAAACGAGACATTCTTGCAGCTATAGAATCAAATGATAAGATTGTTGATGTCGATGAGAATCTGGATGATCCTCAATTATGTGCAACGATTGCATGTGACATTTACAAGCACTTGAGAGCATCTGAG GCAAAGAAAAGGCCAGCAACCAACTTCATGGAAAGGATCCAAAAGGACATCAATAGCAGCATGAGAGCGATTCTTGTTGATTGGCTTGTCGAG GTTGCGGAGGAATACAGGCTTGTTCCTGACACATTATATCTGACTGTTAACTACATAGATCGTTATCTTTCGGGAAATGTTATGGATAGGCAACGGTTGCAGTTGCTTGGTGTGGCTTGCATGATGATTGCTTC AAAATATGAAGAGATTTGTGCACCTCAGGTTGAAGAGTTCTGTTACATTACTGATAACACATACTTTAAGGAAGAG GTTTTGCAAATGGAATCCACTGTACTGAATTACCTGAAATTTGAGATGACAGCACCTACAGCTAAATGTTTCTTAAG GAGATTTGTTCGTGTTGCACAAGGCATTGATGAG GCCCCATTACTGCAGTTGGAGTGCTTGGCCAACTACATTGCAGAATTATCTCTTATAGAATACAATATGCTCTGTTTTGCCCCATCATTGATAGCAGCTTCATCAATCTTCTTGGCAAAGTTTATTCTTGTCCCCTCCAAGAAGCCTTGG AATCCAACCCTTCAACATTATACTCTTTACCAGGTCTCTGAGTTACATGACTGTGTTTGGGCATTACATGGCCTGTGCTGCAATAACCAAAATTCTAATCTACCGGCCATTAGAGAGAAATATAGCCAGCATAAG TACAAATTTGTAGCAAAGAAGTACTGCCCTCCATCCATACCAGCAGAATTCTTCAGCGACTTGAGCAGTTAA